In Desulfosporosinus youngiae DSM 17734, the genomic stretch AAACAACCAGATTCATTGGTTCGTTCTTTGTATGACCTATATTGCTGCACTAATGAGTACCTGGGTATTTTTCTCAGGGCCAGGAGGTTACTATCGGGGCGGGTTCGGGTATTTTATGTCAGAGCTCAGTTATATGCCTTTGTTCCCCGTTCTGACGTATTTTGTCATGAACAAGGTATGGCTGTTAAACACTCAAAGAAACTATACAACTCCGGCGGATATTTACTATGATCGTTTTCGGAGTCCTGTTTTAAGGTTGATTTTAGCTCTAGTATTCTTTAGCGTATCCTTACCGTATGCTGCGGCAATTTATATTGCCTGTGGTCAGGCTGCACAAATCGCCAGTGGTGGAGCGGTTTCCTATAATGCAGTGGTTATATTTGTCGGATTGACGGCGTTGTTATTTATTCCTTTCGGCGGCGTAAAATCTGTAGCCTTTGCAGCGACAGTTCAAGGTTGGATTTTCATGGTTGCGTTGTGGGTAATCGGCATAGCAGGATTGAAATATGGGTATGGCGGCAATCTTCCAGCTGCTATTTCGAACGTATGGAATAATGTGAGTTCATGGTTTTCTTATCCCGGCCCGGACAATTGGGTTCCGTATTCCGCCCGGTTTGGCTATCCGTTAGCTTGTGCAATCGGTTGGACGATTATGTTGCCGGATGTCTTTATTCGAGCGGGCTACATGGGTAAAGATCTTGGAGCCCAAAGAAAACTGATGGCCTATCAACCGATTCTTCAGATTATCGTTTGGTCGGGAACCATGTTTATCGGATTTGTAGCTATTGCTTTACTCCCGGGGTTAAAAGGCAGTGAGACAGAACTCGTAATTCCTTTATTGATTGAAAAAGTCATCTCTCCACATACGATTGGCGGTGCCGCACTTTTAATGGGAATTTTCGTATGGGGTGCTTTAGCAAAAGGGTTATCAGCGGCAACATCTCACCTTCTCGTGGCAGGCTCGATCATTTCTGAAGATATTTTAGCGAACACATTCAAGTTGAAAGTTAAGCCGAGTGTTCATACGACGATTGCGCGTTGTTCCGTAGCACTTCTGGGCTTAGCCGCTCTAGGGCTCGCACTCAAGCCGCCCGAATTAATTTGGACCTTGATTATGTTTGCTATTGCAGTGGTTATGCCGATGTTTCCCGTCCTTGTCGGGGCACTCTACTGGAGAAGAGCAACAGCCCCCGCAGCCACTATTGCTTCGGCCGTTGGGGTTATCGGTGTATTGCTTACGTATAAGTTTGGATATGGGGATAGCTGGTATGGAGTCTTTGGTATGCTGATTTCACTGGTCCTTTTTGTCGGAATCAGCTTAGTAACGAAACCAACGGACGAAAATGTTCTGGACGAGTTTTATGGAGCTCTTGAAACGGCGGAATCAAAATATTATGCGAATTAAAATGGTTTAACAAAAATTATTAAGCAGATCGGGGTAAGGATATCCCGATCTGCTTATCCGATCCGGCCCCGATAGGGTATTATCAAGTATTTCCCCCTATCCAAGGGGCCTTATTTGATAGTCTTATTTTCTTACCTAGTTGCTGAGGCAAATTTAGTACGGCCTTGTGTTTTAGTAATAATTTAAGATGCTAATTTCTACGATAATGAACATTTCAGTGAAATTGAGGGAGGAACTATTAATGTCCTACGTTCAAGGTGTCCTTGAAGAAGCAATCAAACGCAATCCAAATGAAGTTGAATTTCATCAAACACTTAAGGAAGTACTTACTTCTCTCGAACCAGTTTTTTCAAAGCGTCCCCAATACGTAAAAACCGGAATACTTGAAAGGTTAGTTGAACCGGAAAGGCAAATCATTTTCCGAGTTCCCTGGGTTGACGATCAGGGCAATTTACAAGTTAACCGTGGTTTCAGAGTACAATTCAATAGTGCAATCGGACCTTACAAAGGGGGACTGCGCTTTCATCCATCCGTTAATTTAGGCATCATGAAATTCCTTGGCTTTGAACAAATCTTTAAAAACTCCTTAACCGGTCTTCCTATTGGCGGGGGTAAAGGCGGCAGCGACTTTGACCCTAAAGGTAAGTCAGAGCGGGAAGTCATGGTATTTTGCCAAAGCTTCATGAATGAAATTTATCGTCATATTGATGCAGACACTGACGTGCCTGCCGGAGATATCGGAGTAGGTGGCCGGGAAGTTGGCTATATGTTCGGTCAGTATAAAAAACTTGCCAATAAATTTACGGGTGTACTTACCGGAAAAGGTCTCACCTTTGGCGGAAGTTTAACGAGAACGGAAGCAACGGGTTATGGAGTCATCTATTTTATGGATCAAGCCTTAAAGGCCCAAGGCAAATCCTTTGCCGGTGCAACCACGGTCGTATCGGGTTCCGGAAATGTCGCTATCTACGCTGTAGAGAAAGCTCAGCAATTAGGCGCCAAAGTCGTTGCTATGAGCGACTCTGACGGATACATTTATGATCCGAAGGGTATCAATATCGGCACCATTAAACAACTCAAAGAAGTTGAACGGAAACGCATCAGTGAATATGCCAATATTCACCCAACCGCCGAGTTCCATGAAGGATGTTCAGGTATATGGACGATTGCTTGTGACATTGCCCTCCCTTGCGCTACCCAAAATGAAGTGACTGAGGAGGCTGCCAGAAGCCTTATTGCCGGCGGCTGCTATGCTGTCGG encodes the following:
- a CDS encoding sodium:solute symporter family protein, which translates into the protein MLSVVTTWALYVIYMGALVGFGIYMWWRNRNASANEYYTANNQIHWFVLCMTYIAALMSTWVFFSGPGGYYRGGFGYFMSELSYMPLFPVLTYFVMNKVWLLNTQRNYTTPADIYYDRFRSPVLRLILALVFFSVSLPYAAAIYIACGQAAQIASGGAVSYNAVVIFVGLTALLFIPFGGVKSVAFAATVQGWIFMVALWVIGIAGLKYGYGGNLPAAISNVWNNVSSWFSYPGPDNWVPYSARFGYPLACAIGWTIMLPDVFIRAGYMGKDLGAQRKLMAYQPILQIIVWSGTMFIGFVAIALLPGLKGSETELVIPLLIEKVISPHTIGGAALLMGIFVWGALAKGLSAATSHLLVAGSIISEDILANTFKLKVKPSVHTTIARCSVALLGLAALGLALKPPELIWTLIMFAIAVVMPMFPVLVGALYWRRATAPAATIASAVGVIGVLLTYKFGYGDSWYGVFGMLISLVLFVGISLVTKPTDENVLDEFYGALETAESKYYAN
- the gdhA gene encoding NADP-specific glutamate dehydrogenase; amino-acid sequence: MSYVQGVLEEAIKRNPNEVEFHQTLKEVLTSLEPVFSKRPQYVKTGILERLVEPERQIIFRVPWVDDQGNLQVNRGFRVQFNSAIGPYKGGLRFHPSVNLGIMKFLGFEQIFKNSLTGLPIGGGKGGSDFDPKGKSEREVMVFCQSFMNEIYRHIDADTDVPAGDIGVGGREVGYMFGQYKKLANKFTGVLTGKGLTFGGSLTRTEATGYGVIYFMDQALKAQGKSFAGATTVVSGSGNVAIYAVEKAQQLGAKVVAMSDSDGYIYDPKGINIGTIKQLKEVERKRISEYANIHPTAEFHEGCSGIWTIACDIALPCATQNEVTEEAARSLIAGGCYAVGEGSNMSSTLEAIEYIQSKNVLFAPSKAANAGGVAVSALEMSQNSMRYSWTFEEVDTKLQTIMANIFKNSNEAAKEFGYEGNLVAGANIAGFLKVAEAMLAQGIV